A portion of the Saimiri boliviensis isolate mSaiBol1 chromosome 1, mSaiBol1.pri, whole genome shotgun sequence genome contains these proteins:
- the LOC120363915 gene encoding translationally-controlled tumor protein: MIIYRDLISHDEMFSDIYKIREIADGLCLEVEGKMVSRTEGNIDDSLIGGNASAEGPEGEGTESTVITGVDIVMNHHLQETSFTKEAYKKYIKDYMKSIKGKLEEQRPERVKPFMTGAAEQIKHILANFKNYQFFIGENMNPDGMVALLDYREDGVTPYMIFFKDGLEMEKC, from the coding sequence ATGATTATCTACCGGGATCTCATCAGCCACGATGAGATGTTCTCTGACATCTACAAGATCCGGGAGATCGCGGACGGGCTGTGCCTAGAGGTGGAGGGGAAGATGGTCAGTAGGACAGAAGGTAACATTGATGACTCGCTCATTGGTGGAAATGCCTCCGCTGAAGGCCCCGAGGGCGAAGGTACCGAAAGCACAGTAATCACTGGTGTCGATATTGTCATGAACCATCACCTGCAGGAAACAAGTTTCACAAAAGAAGCCTACAAGAAGTATATCAAAGATTACATGAAATCAATCAAAGGCAAACTTGAAGAACAGAGACCAGAAAGAGTAAAACCTTTTAtgacaggggctgcagaacaaaTCAAGCACATCCTTGCTAATTTCAAAAACTACCAGTTCTTTATTGGTGAAAACATGAATCCAGATGGCATGGTTGCTCTATTGGACTACCGTGAAGATGGTGTGACCCCATATatgattttctttaaggatggtttagaaatggaaaaatgttaa